In one Gossypium hirsutum isolate 1008001.06 chromosome D09, Gossypium_hirsutum_v2.1, whole genome shotgun sequence genomic region, the following are encoded:
- the LOC107892451 gene encoding uncharacterized protein has translation MSTLWKTTFGECYLISRACFKCGSQDHFVKDCPEREEIEKFQNVRSSSVTTRGKPQRNVGIGTSGRGVTKDTTVRSEVGAPARAYAIRAREEASSPDVITELKARPLFLQEICEAQKVDNELQRRKTQCAVDNNSDFRIDSDGCLMFRYLRVCDKVFSVPTSKS, from the exons atgtcaacattgtggaaaacgacatttggggaatgttatttaatcagccgagcttgttttaaatgtggatctcaagatcattttgtgaaagattgtccggaaagagaagagatagaaaagtttCAGAATGTGAGATCGAGCAGTGTGACTACTAGAGGAAAACCACAGAGAAATGTGGGGATTGGAACTAGTGGTAGAGGCGTAACAAAAGACACGACTGTAAGATCTGAAGTGGGAGCTCCAgcaagagcttatgccatccgagctagagaggaagcatcttctcctgatgtgatcactg agttaaaagctagaccattgtttcttcaagaaatttgtgaggctcagaaagtggataatgaattgcaaagaaGAAAGACTCAGTGTGCAGTGGACAATAATTCTGATTTTCGGATTGATtcagatggatgtttaatgtttc GATATCTCCGAGTATGTGACAAAGTGTTTAgtgtgccaacaagtaaaagctga